A window from Nothobranchius furzeri strain GRZ-AD chromosome 17, NfurGRZ-RIMD1, whole genome shotgun sequence encodes these proteins:
- the mier3b gene encoding mesoderm induction early response protein 3, which produces MAEASLGSSSPVGSLSSEDHDFDPTAEMLVHEYDDERTLEDEESLDGGTNFRSELADLEKEGNMPLEELLAIYRYEASAGSSIDSSSGDLTDELPDMTLDKEEIAKDLLSGDYEEETQSSADDLTPSVTSHEATDFFPRTLRSNAVSDGDKESECDELGPSPEDSRKEIMVGAEYQADVPFCICHYKDGEKVYEDEDELLWSPDVLSENKVRSFLSEVSSRTSERRKGYDKPGVHIRDDEQALNELVRCNYNTREALERYCSNVKSSKEKSPPWSEEECKSFEHALQMYDKNFHLIQKHKVTTRTVAECVAFYYMWKKSERFDVFVQQTRFGKKKYSSYPGVTDLMDRLVDEAEGLAVDSSSSVCSGAGGGGRMETTTEQQLSLLNSITASDLTALSNTVATVCTPAEVSCLDSYSFPPLESLHRGSLNHDESLGFTSNGTNSDCLNMLDAGFYHSDLGQFGGECVGKDCERPSKRLKMTLHDSFINDVSVANLGVDFETRRTATHHRITGTKMAVSVTDFGSLAGSGEPNGFLSAHTRHHTQHTAALQSE; this is translated from the exons ATGGCGGAG GCTTCTCTAGGAAGTTCAAGTCCAG TTGGCTCTTTATCATCAGAGGATCATGATTTCGATCCAACTGCAGAAATGTTAGTTCATGAATACGATGATGAGAGGACTCTGGAAGACGAAGAGTCTTTGGATGGTGGAACGAACTTCAGATCTGAACTTGCCGATCTGGAGAAG gAAGGGAACATGCCATTGGAGGAACTTTTGGCTATCTATCGCTACGAGGCCTCAGCAGGATCCAGCATAGACAGCTCCTCAGGAGACCTGACTGATGAGTTGCCAGATATGACATTAGATAAG GAGGAAATTGCTAAAGACCTGTTGTCTGGGGATTATGAGGAGGAGACTCAGTCCTCTGCTGATGATCTGACCCCATCAGTTACCTCCCATGAGGCCACAGACTTTTTTCCAAGAACACTTCGAT CCAATGCTGTCTCTGATGGTGATAAAGAGTCAGAGTGTGATGAACTTGGCCCCAGCCCAGAGGACTCCAGAAAA GAAATCATGGTTGGAGCAGAGTACCAAGCAGATGTTCCTTTTTGCATCTGTCACTACAAAGATGGAGAGAAAG tttatgaagatgaagatgagttACTATGGAGCCCAGATGTCTTATCAGAAAACAAGGTTAGGAGTTTCCTCTCTGAAGTCTCGTCACGGACATCAGAAAGAAGGAAAGGATACGACAAACCGGGGGTGCATATTCGAGACGACGAGCAG GCTTTGAACGAACTTGTTAGATGTAACTACAACACCCGTGAAGCACTAGAACGATACTGCAGCAACGTAAAGTCCTCTAAAG aaaaatCCCCTCCGTGGTCAGAGGAGGAATGCAAGAGCTTTGAGCACGCTCTGCAGATGTACGACAAGAATTTCCACCTCATCCAGAAACACAAA gtcacgacacgaACAGTAGCAGAATGCGTAGCGTTTTATTACATGTGGAAGAAGTCGGAGCGCTTCGACGTGTTTGTGCAGCAGACCCGGTTCGGGAAGAAAAAGTACAGCAGCTATCCTGGTGTAAC TGACCTGATGGACAGGCTGGTGGATGAAGCCGAGGGACTGGCAGTGGACAGCTCCTCCTCTGTATGTTCAGGAGCAGGTGGAGGAGGGAGGATGGAGACCACAACAGAACAGCAGCTCAGCCTGCTGAACTCCATCACTGCCAGCGACCTCACAG CTCTGAGCAACACTGTAGCCACAGTATGCACACCTGCTGAGGTGAGCTGCTTGGACTCCTACAGTTTTCCGCCCTTGGAAAGTCTCCACCGTGGATCCCTGAACCACGACGAATCCCTTGGCTTCACTTCAAATGGCACCAACTCTGATTGCCTCAACATGCTCGATGCCGGGTTCTACCACTCGGACCTGGGGCAGTTTGGGGGAGAGTGTGTCGGTAAGGATTGCGAGCGGCCGTCCAAGAGACTTAAGATGACACTGCACGACTCCTTTATCAACGATGTTTCTGTCGCCAACCTCGGAGTGGACTTCGAAACACGGCGAACAGCGACGCATCACAGAATCACCGGCACCAAGATGGCCGTGTCCGTCACAGACTTTGGGAGCTTAGCTGGCAGCGGCGAGCCCAATGGGTTTCTCAGCGCTCACACGCGGCACCACACGCAGCACACTGCAGCACTTCAGTCCGAGTGA